A window from Chrysemys picta bellii isolate R12L10 chromosome 2, ASM1138683v2, whole genome shotgun sequence encodes these proteins:
- the BET1 gene encoding BET1 homolog — MRRAGLGEGVATGNYGYTNSGYSVHEEENERLTESLRTKVSAIKSLSIEIGTEVKNQNKMLSDMDSDFDSTGGFLDATMGRLKTLSRGSQTKLLCYMMLFALFVFFVIYWIIKLR, encoded by the exons ATGAGGCGCGCTGGGCTGG gtgaaggAGTAGCTACTGGTAACTATGGCTATACCAATAGTGGGTATAGTGTACAcgaagaagaaaatgaaaggttAACTGAAAGTCTGCGTACAAAAGTCTCTGCCATAAAATCA CTTTCCATTGAAATTGGAACAGAAGttaaaaatcagaataaaatgTTATCCGACATG GACTCTGACTTTGATTCTACAGGTGGATTTCTAGATGCGACTATGGGCAGACTGAAAACACTCTCCAGAGGGAGCCAGACAAAACTATTGTGCTACATGATGCTCTTTGCACTCTTTGTCTTTTTTGTAATTTACTGGATTATTAAACTGAGATGA